CAATTGcggggtccgctaacctaaaggtctggtttttatttacagaagccactgccaaATCAAGATTATTGTTCAGGTTACTAACATAGGTAATTATGTTTGCAGGTCTCGCTCCAGCCATCGCACGCTGTGATCGCTCGACCTCATTACTCGTCGAATGGTGGCGAGGCTTCAGTTGGTGCAGCGTTATCCGTGTCTGATGCTGGAGTCAGTCCGTCTGCATCCTACGATCGCGACGAGCTGTTGAAACTTCTGTCCATCGGAGAACCCGCAGAACGCCAAGACGACCGTCCGCAATATCAACAACCCCAAGCTCAAAGCATCGCACCACAGTACCAGCAGGTTTCCACGCAGAGTATTGCGCCTCAGTATCAACAGGTAATTATAAGTACTAACACTTTCCAAGTAACAACTAAAATCACAGTATTCGACACGCCACACAATGAtgtaattatttcaaatttcaGGTCGATAGATACATCACGAAACCAAGCAAGAAACCCACGAAACTCCGCTCGAAGGTCCATTCTCACATTGCGCCGCCACAGGCCTCTGTCGCCCCGCAACAGTACCTGATTGAGACCACCAACGTGCAACAACAGCCGCAACCAGCGTCGCAGCAGTACAGGCCCGCTCCTCAGCCACAGCGTGCTCCTCAAGCTCTGCGATATGTCCCCGTACCCACAGCCCAGGCATTTGTTCAACAAGCTCTCTATGAACGCCCCGAGTCTCAAGGGCTAAAAATAGTAGCCCCGCCAAAACTACAACAACAACCTCGCCCTCAACTCGCTTACAGAGTGCTCCCTCAATATCCCCAACCAGAAGCTTCTCCTAAACAATACCGAATTGTTGAAGCCCCGAGATCTCAACCCATCAGGCAAGAACAAAGGGTGCCCGCTTCCAGTGTCGAACGTCCGGTCACTTATCTGAAAAGATTCCCTGAACCTGAAAAGATGCGGTCTGTAAAGATTTACGATCCAGTGCCTCAAGACGTATTGCCCCAACAACAGCCCCAGTTAGTTGGTGAACAGTACTATCTCAGACCGGTATACAGAAGCGAGCCACGAAGCAGGTACGATTTGGCTCCGCTTACCCACAGACAATTAGTCGAGCAGCCGCGCGCTATCGAGCCCACCAAGCCTCCACACTCCGCCATCTATGTCAGCCAAAAATTATCTCCCAAGAAAATCACGAGACCAACGGTCAGAACAGAACAGCCTACAAGAGAGCCATCGCTCAGAGTGGAGCAGCAGGCGAGCTCGGAGCAGGTCAGCATTGAACAGCATGGGCAGAATCTTGAGGAACAAAGGTCGCAGTTGCCTCCTCCTAAGAATAACAGGGCGTACACTCCGGAAGAGTTTGCAGCCTTGGTAGCAGCCGGCTATGCGGTGACCCCTATCCCCGTAGCTCCCGTGGGCCTGCAAGTCGCGCAGTCCAGATCATCGGTGGAGGCGGCGCCGCCGCCGGTGCCTCAGCGCCGGACAGTCTACAGCGCCAGACGCCACCAGTATCTGCCTCTCAGAGGAGACGACGCACCCTAAATAGCAATCTGGATCATGTACATAATTTAGAATTAATATTGTAAACTAAAGATAGTGATAAAGTATTGTTGTCTGATTTACCCACCCCACGCCCTTTACAtaaaccaatgaggataaaagctgcctatttctcctatcaggtgtcgctactattGAGTGTACTTACATTTTTACTGTTTGgtacccgccggcgtggtcgacgatttccctcaatcagcgcttaacgctatcgacccactagggtcgattaattctttcaaatattttttacaataagtcacgtcaaaaattaaacattgttttggttataatttttaactatcaccctttgcgcagcgtatAACTGCTTTATATTTATTCCATATGATGGGAAAAATAAAAACTCATTtgcaatcaaaactgcctttttccaactggctgcttttctttttcgtaagtcaTCCTTCAGACAGGACAGTACACCttgttgctccacattttatagcaatataTCACGAATTTAGCAAAACAGTATGCAGAACTATCAAAacttaggaacactcaacagtgctgccacctacattttgagcttctagtttttatcatcATTTGTCACACGTATGTAAACTTGGCAATATTTCGCTGCGATTAAACCTTTAATATCTGAGAAGATAACACAGAACCGCAATCTGACTGACGAGATGAGACTGCGGCCGTTATTAAAACCGCAACGcgaataatatttaagtacctttGCCATAGAAAGGCGAGACATTGTGTTAGCTTACTTTATTCCCAACGACAGATTAACCTATTTAAGCAGAATTATCTCTTTTATACAGTAATCTGATTGAATTGCGACTACAGTTTTCGAAAAAACCTTCGCATGTCTAAAGTTTTTATCTCCCATTTCATTAATTAGCTGTATTTCCTACGTCTTCCGTCACATTCTCTTTGATTACTGTGCGAATTCTTTTTCTGCTCTTCTGTTAGAAGGTTTTATAaagatttaaatttaatattctttCAGTTGGATATTGAAATGTGATTATAAAAAGTACTTGTAGTAGGAAAATTCTTACAAAACGAAATACAGTTGATTAAATACTCCAATACTGGTTGAAAAGCAATGAATGTCGCATTTAAGAGTCGTTATGAAGGATAAATGAGAAGTGACCAAACCTGAGTCtattaaggccaggcgcgcactgaGTTtatcgccgcgcggcagaaaagagcagcggcataatgtcgcactgtaatactgcgccgctgcggtggctctgccgtcaagtgcgcgcaatacaatttaaaactgtttggtacagtattacagtgcgacattatgacgctgcttttttctgccgcgcggcgaaaaactcgtagtgcgcgcctggcctaaatcTGAGCCTATAAAATTGACTCAACCGAGAATCGTACCTATTGAGCAGGATACTATTACCTACTAATGTGCGCTGCGCAGCGCTACCGTctgcccaaagtccttttataatccaaacctccattgtttaactattgtgtctggaaatttgGTTCGCATGACTCCGCAGGTGGATACTTAAAATTTGTGTCTACATTGACAATTCTTGATACCTATTATGTTAACTCATCTAAACAATTAAGTAATACCGTTTGCGAAGTGTTGTTAATATTACGAAATTGCGACATTAATAAAGCCACAAggacaaaatatatttcaagaaataataatacctaaGAGATTTACGAAGGTAAGCACCTGAGTAATTACTTCTGTAGAGAAGTAATTTCGAGAAGCATTTAGCGTTTATCAAATTATGATGTTATTCTATattaaatattgaaaattaCATTTCACAATGAAGTGAGTACTAGAAAAACATACCATTGGAACAAACTTTttctaaaaagaaaattaaatacttttttccAAGGGTATGATTTTCTGAACTGATTCTTGAACCGGGTGAgatcaccgggtgagagccccaccgggtgagagccttcagcgctccccttttgtccggccaagtagttaatgtcatctgcggcaaatctacaataagtcacgtcaaaaaaaaaagattcttGACCTTCAACTGATTCCTTGCCaacatgtttaagtcccatttaaTAGGGAACACCACATGATATTTATTATCTATGAATCAAAACATTTgaactacttactaacatcgaATTCATGAGCACCAGCCGGTATTCGAGCCATTGGCGCTACTAAGTCATGCGTTCTCCGAACGAATTCCACGGATTACTTCGATGATATtccaaataaatacctacttcgTGCGAAGTTTGAGACGTAGTATTGTAAAGGTACGTAGAAAAGGGGAATATCGAATGAAGTATGAAGgagaataaacaattttattatgatttgaaTTGGGAATGAACTCCTAAATGTATTCAGCCAGTAAtttacgatcctgacgacccgattacttcaGAGGCGAAAATCGGTTCGCGACAACAAATACTTCAAGACGCCGGTATCGActccgccggtgtggtcgacgatttcttttattcagcgcttattgcaaTCGGCTAACTAGAGTCGATTACTTCTTTTAAATACAATCCTTTCAGAcaacgtcctgagccgaggttcgcgtttAATTGGGCACATTTAATTGTCTTACATTTTATACCggatgagagctttcagcgctcaccatttgtccggctggCCAAATTTACAGTCATAAGATACCTTTTTtttacgtcacttattgtagatttgccgcagatggcattaactacttggccgggcaaatgaggaacgctgaaggctctcacccggtacaacgattaagacaacaggcctgagggtgcccagttgggcgcgaacatcggctcagggcgtcgtctgagaggaaaaatatttgaaagaattaatcgcccctagtgggtcgatagcgataagcgctgattgtgggaaatcgtcgaccacgggccggcgggatcggtatcggggttctcaagtgtttggtgtcgcgagctgattggcagcctctatggctagagtaatcgggtcgtcgggatcgtatattacgtctttcagacgccgatacttttcagtaccgtctctaagcgggatgtattcggaagccacaACTACAAAATAAGATACCGCCAGTGGGGTTGTCTTTATTCTTAAAGTGGTTTTTAGAATAACCAAACCATCTAGCCCGATGCGTCAAAGCGTGAGGGTCACGGCCTCGCGCATCGAGATCGGGAAAATCGACGCTTTAGACTCGCTCGAGATcttggttaccatggttacgcccaccaataggctagtttcgcaccagtcaaatcagttacttttgactaaacgtcaaaatacgtcatagaaaaacgtaacaaaatttcgcacttattattacattgttctttacaaaaatttgtaaataagttaaatataaaaaaatataacgtttCTTGACACTTTTagaactattttttatttagtaatcaaaatttcataacttatctttgacctaggaaactacccaataggGTATCtttgactggatcaaagataaattataaaatgcttatctagaaatggaagccagtctaagatgatcaaacaTCAATCTGATTTTaattttcgacttattttcgaattttatttatgaattaagtaacaatgagtaccacgtttgaccgcttttgttgatgacgtcacaggacagtatttccatgcgAACTTGaaagaaaacttccgttttgacgtttcgtaaaaagtatatcatctgactaggttgtcaagtagcctatttgtTATATAACACGAGGCCGATCGCCAAGCCAGTGTCCTTGACTCATCGGGCAGGACGAATTATCAAATGCATTAACCGCTTAACCCTTAAACGGGCCCCATGCATCTGAATATGCtatgtaaaatttaaatacaGTTTCATGTTCGCAAAGCATTGTAGATTACATTACCAGcaaaaaaacatcaaataattaaaaaaaaaacatgtgatTAATGCACTCTGCCCGTTTCGTTGATTTGTGTTATCTGACAGTTTGTTTCCATTCCACTACTTACttcattcatattttttcatttctacGACTAGAACAAAAACACTGACTACCTTATCTTTCAAACCGAAAAtcaaaaacagaaaaataaaacgaaGATACGAAATGAAAGATAGATAttctagtaataaaataatatttatttcagctTAAAAATGAGAAGGGGTTTCCAGTAAATTCATTTTAATTATGTGGTTTTTAAATAGCCTCTGCCTTAATAAGGGTTAAATTATAAAGTAACTAATATACAAGCTTGTCACACTCAAGGTAGAAGTATATCAAAAGCAAATAGTGGTGTTTGCAAAGGAAGAGCTCCTAACATCATAACAAgctaacttacaaacttgtgcTAATGTGTCTAACTTTATTCCGTTGATACATTCACTACACATTCGCGAACTTAGAAACAAGTTTAAGACATGTTGATGTTTACGGCtttattaataatgtaaatacataaacatctAAGAAACAGGACGATATGATCATGTTATTATgatagagattttttttttaaagaacgtctagagatatgtgccgaagtttttcttgcagatacttttccccgactatacaggttgtgagaagctgcagtagttttaggaggATAAGAggtttcgttatgtaaaaaaatacaattcaaagtataattatgttacctactgaataaagatactattatttctgaatttgataaagtaggtataaaatgCCAATCAAGTAATAGAAGCTAGTCTAAGATTAAAAATCAACCGcatttttcgttttgacgtaagtacttacgaattttaataataaattatgcaacaatgagtaacacaaataaataaataaataaataaaaaataaaagaccaTCTTTATGGATTGCGTTCATTTTGTGTTTTCATAATACACGCCTTATAAGTGAAACAGTTTTACGTTTCGAAAAATGTATATATTGGCAAAATGGTCGTAttcctaagcgacccattgccataaccaaaaaaatgtatatacgtataatgTATTGTAATATCTCATTTCACTAGATTTTCATCTAGCCTGTTCGCTATTTTTACTTGTGAATTATTGATGAGGCATCTCTTTGTATGACAAGTTGATAAATGAAAGGTAATCAACCCTTCAAGACAGGGTTAAGTTCACAAATATCAAGAATTACTGGTTCGATGATGACTTGTAGGGCGTATTATGCATGTGTATAAAgcagatcatcggctctccatactttggccggcccaaattcgaaagtgccggccagagaaaaaaaatgtgtccaacctttcgagtacattgctgtgaatattttttactatgacaccaaacgtgtatgaccattagtttggctttaattggattttaaaaatctcgatttttcatacattttgtaaaaaaaaatattatgtccgttgggaataaaagggatacaggcgtattacaaaggaccgttagaacatttattagtatggcgccaaacttctatgaccattattttgacgtttattggactttccgttttggttaatatgttaaaatgccggccatcgaaaaaaatacgtcaaatctgtctaatagttgcttctcaatattttttaatatgacaccaaatatctatgaccattattttgacttttattggaatttacgttttagttcaaatgtgaaaagtgccgaccaccaaaaataccatgttgagagtatcgagtagatgcctgttaacatttttttctatagcaccaaacgtgtacaatcattagtttggcttttagtttattttaaaaatcttgatttcttatttattttgtttaaaaataaagtgctttgggcaaaaaatgcggtacgccggattacaaaggacctttagaacatttaataatctggcgcgaaacatttttgaccattattatgacttttattcgtctctctttccgttttggttcaaatgggaaaaagtcagccagcgaaacaaaataagtcaaatcttttggtaaacgacttgaaacgtatttttttactatattaccaaatatcgactttggcttttattagacttttttaaaaatctttttttatatacattttaacaatgacaacaagcagagctttcccaatgactagttattagtcagataaatactttgtgtttttgttttgtgtgttgttaggtgaacttctatattaatactatgaTTTTAGATaggacgttggctgtagtttttgcattcgactcaacgttacggcctaagtttaggtcgaattatggtattgattcatcttcaccgtagatggttaccaccctccaaagataagcttgccatctagtgacgaaactcgtattttggcaagacgtctgaagtagctgttagggaagacaggagtcgggcagttgtactttgcatgtgtgccgatcacaatgtcctggtgctattCGGCCGACATAGCATCGTAcctcacttaaaaaaaaaaataagcttctaaagcgtgtatcaccatcaggtgagatagtggtcaatcgaaaacctatttttgattaataaaaatgtgtccaaagacgaccacgatattacgcctttacctgcaatatcgccagataaaacttttttcgccaaagtgtagatgtctatgaaaactccagatttttgagaaatctaattgagttcaaaatagtggtcatagacgtttaatgtcatagtaataaacattctgacgatcctttaaataacgcgcctgtcatattttattttataacaaaataaatcaagaatcgagattttaaaaatccaacaacagccaaactaatggtcatacacgtttattgtcatagtgaataatgtttacaggtatcttctcgatagttttgacatgtgtttttgctgaccggcacttttcacttagaaactaaaacgtaaagttcaataaaagccaaaataatggtcatagacgtttggtgccataataataaatggtcaaaaggataagttttaacgggatataccaatattgtttcttggccggcacttcacgttttcaccaaaatgtatgaaaaatacaagtttattttttaattcgaataaaaccagaaatattgacgctacggctttggtgccatagtaataaatgctcagatggataagttctaaggatatatactattattgttacttggccggcactttacattttcaccaaaaatgtatgaaaaatacagttcttttaattcgaataaaaccgaagatattgaccctacagctttggtgccatagtaataaatactcagacagataaggtctaacggaatatagcaaaattattttttggccggcactttgacttctgggccgaaatccgatgatctccttttaaATTAAGGACAGTTtcgaaacaaaaatttaggaaCTATAAAGAGGAGTAGGCTAAAAAAACTCAAGTACTTAGTATTAACCCTATACTTATacaataaaacttaaaacaatgaataaataGGTTAGCTTAAAACTTAAACTCAttcttcaaaagaaaatgaatcTTCTTAAGTATTCGTATTTTCTTAATATGACATTGGGTTGATTTTTACTTCGGATTGGAAAGTCGAATTCACCGTCGCATCTGTCAAAAGTTTGAACCTGTCAATGTATTCAGGTTTGTTTAAAAACGAGAGAACGCTAAGAAGTTATAAAAGTTATGATTAAGTACCTAAGGTATATTCGATATACCGCCACTGCCACTGCTCGCGTTCACTCTGGTTGAGCACCACGGCGAACGCGTGGGCGCCGCTCTGCCTGGCTGTTCTCTTCCACCAGCCGTCTCTTCAACCTTGGACACGGCTGCAGGCACGCTTGCAGCTGTAGATGATTCAACCTGCAGTTTAAAAGCAACTATTTCACACGTGCATCCATAAGACCTGGGTACCCTCAgtcatgttgtcttaaattttgtaccgacgAAAAGCCCTCAGCATttgtcccgccaagtagttaatgccatccgagaCAAATACACAGCTCAGGCATTTATAAGGTTAGGTTTCGTACAAAATTGTTCGAAATATGAGGGGACATCTTTGAACATTgaatagtaaatatttttaagtccTCAAGGAGTTTGAAC
This genomic interval from Pectinophora gossypiella chromosome Z, ilPecGoss1.1, whole genome shotgun sequence contains the following:
- the LOC126379872 gene encoding DNA translocase FtsK-like, translating into MKTKIIVFLAISLCAYAAEVKEKSNASDPEQNKEKRQTQDEFVPSQLIYRAARKQEQVAPVEEQQEDDDRDQVSRADQQEYRPGQVFSLNAQELLELQPERKAPLGSNTQLQQLYANPQPDHRQNLQQIYYLEPQRQVSLQPSHAVIARPHYSSNGGEASVGAALSVSDAGVSPSASYDRDELLKLLSIGEPAERQDDRPQYQQPQAQSIAPQYQQVSTQSIAPQYQQVDRYITKPSKKPTKLRSKVHSHIAPPQASVAPQQYLIETTNVQQQPQPASQQYRPAPQPQRAPQALRYVPVPTAQAFVQQALYERPESQGLKIVAPPKLQQQPRPQLAYRVLPQYPQPEASPKQYRIVEAPRSQPIRQEQRVPASSVERPVTYLKRFPEPEKMRSVKIYDPVPQDVLPQQQPQLVGEQYYLRPVYRSEPRSRYDLAPLTHRQLVEQPRAIEPTKPPHSAIYVSQKLSPKKITRPTVRTEQPTREPSLRVEQQASSEQVSIEQHGQNLEEQRSQLPPPKNNRAYTPEEFAALVAAGYAVTPIPVAPVGLQVAQSRSSVEAAPPPVPQRRTVYSARRHQYLPLRGDDAP